In Legionella sp. PATHC035, a genomic segment contains:
- a CDS encoding LysR family transcriptional regulator, producing MDKLNLNLLRALHALLTCRHLTLASKKLGISQSSMSVYLKQLREQFHDDLLVRGQGNIMQLTPLAHSLIGKTRQALSLIETLFNTTELFNPLISERSFSIGMTDLTSILLTPSLIQRLEQEAPGVKLNIKHPSYLNTVEVFESGDIDLMIGMFEGVPENLKQQKLFQDEAVIVGGRNHPGIKKGKICMEELFKYPLIQFSLRETPFYNYFDRYLRQLGHDKRVSITLGQGIMPLLVLNDSLYLTLSIRQVAEKLAQLIPLSIASVPFEVDRFNCYQYWHQKDDVDPGHRWLREMVRSIAKHR from the coding sequence ATGGATAAACTTAATCTCAATTTACTTCGCGCACTGCATGCATTATTAACCTGTCGTCATCTAACTCTTGCCAGTAAAAAACTGGGTATAAGCCAGTCCTCAATGAGTGTTTATTTGAAGCAACTGCGTGAGCAGTTCCATGATGATTTACTGGTTCGCGGCCAGGGTAATATCATGCAATTGACTCCCTTAGCGCACTCGTTAATCGGCAAAACCCGACAAGCACTCTCACTGATTGAAACACTATTTAACACTACCGAACTCTTTAATCCTCTAATTTCAGAACGAAGTTTCTCAATTGGTATGACTGATTTGACGTCTATTTTATTGACTCCAAGCTTGATTCAACGATTGGAGCAAGAGGCTCCTGGAGTAAAATTGAATATCAAACATCCGAGTTATTTAAATACCGTGGAAGTGTTTGAGTCGGGCGATATTGATTTAATGATTGGTATGTTTGAAGGAGTTCCAGAAAACTTAAAGCAACAAAAATTGTTTCAGGATGAAGCCGTCATCGTTGGGGGCAGAAACCATCCAGGAATCAAAAAAGGCAAAATTTGCATGGAAGAGCTATTTAAGTACCCATTAATTCAATTTTCATTAAGAGAAACTCCTTTTTACAATTATTTCGATCGCTATTTACGTCAACTAGGACATGACAAACGGGTTTCTATTACCTTAGGACAGGGGATCATGCCTTTACTTGTTTTAAATGACTCGCTTTATCTGACCTTAAGTATTCGCCAAGTAGCTGAAAAGCTGGCTCAGTTGATACCATTAAGTATTGCTTCAGTACCCTTTGAGGTTGACCGTTTTAATTGCTATCAATATTGGCACCAAAAAGATGATGTTGATCCTGGGCATCGTTGGTTACGGGAAATGGTTCGCAGTATCGCCAAGCACAGGTGA
- a CDS encoding outer membrane beta-barrel protein, which produces MFLQDVNLRSVIFLEVFFYLILATTTPSVWAKDRTIPDQTPSKCNPYNNYTCLDSYLGEDFFTRLFRYYKLEIGHATAPSDPHAPSSHRVGWPATPQSTPPMPFTEWPYGATTTLGVSLPNAVDSPFMVGIANTSTGKWLQKNHIQAYGWVNGGGNISTNTVKPGGNAPMAYMYTPNTVQLDQAVLYIERVPNTVQTSHIDWGFRLSGIYGENYRYTTAYGIASYQLLNNNSVYGYDFPMVYGELYIPNVAQGLLFRVGRYISIPDIEAQLAPNNYLYSHSMTYTFDNYTNEGLVASLAVAKNVIFQLGLVGGTDTAIWNIGKKVKNPAPNPLYPDSTFLKDPGARVSAVACARITWNDGKDTFYPCMDGINNGVWGYNNLQWYGFTFYHKFNDRWHIAYELYTLHQHKVANINNPIAAAAIAAGGTPFSPEYIPFNAPNAAQCNNTNALTCTASVLATVAYINYQFSPLDNISLRPEFYDDKQGQRTGVKTRYLNFGLGWQHWLSPQIELRPEIDYDYALDRNAFNGNVNAGIPPSKRYTVLGAMDIIAHF; this is translated from the coding sequence ATGTTTTTACAGGATGTTAATTTGAGAAGCGTTATTTTTTTAGAAGTGTTCTTTTATCTCATTTTGGCTACAACTACCCCCTCAGTCTGGGCAAAAGATAGAACAATACCCGATCAAACCCCATCAAAATGTAACCCTTATAATAACTATACGTGTTTGGATAGCTATTTAGGGGAAGATTTTTTTACACGTTTATTTCGTTATTATAAGTTGGAAATCGGACATGCAACAGCACCCTCTGATCCTCATGCCCCCTCCTCTCATAGAGTAGGTTGGCCTGCAACCCCACAGTCCACACCACCAATGCCTTTTACAGAGTGGCCTTATGGTGCTACCACGACTTTAGGCGTAAGCCTACCTAATGCCGTTGATAGTCCATTTATGGTTGGCATTGCTAATACCTCGACTGGAAAATGGTTACAAAAAAACCACATTCAAGCATACGGTTGGGTCAATGGCGGAGGCAATATTAGCACCAATACAGTAAAGCCAGGTGGTAATGCACCTATGGCTTATATGTACACGCCTAATACAGTACAGCTGGATCAAGCAGTGCTTTATATTGAGCGTGTTCCCAATACGGTTCAAACAAGCCATATTGATTGGGGTTTTAGGCTATCGGGAATTTATGGGGAAAACTACCGCTATACCACAGCCTATGGAATTGCCAGTTATCAGCTTTTAAATAACAACTCGGTTTATGGCTATGACTTTCCTATGGTTTATGGTGAGTTATATATCCCTAATGTAGCTCAAGGATTACTCTTTCGAGTTGGACGTTATATCTCAATCCCTGATATTGAAGCGCAACTTGCACCAAATAATTACCTGTACTCACACTCCATGACTTACACTTTTGATAACTATACCAACGAAGGGCTTGTTGCGAGTTTAGCGGTAGCCAAAAATGTCATTTTCCAGTTAGGTCTAGTCGGAGGAACTGATACCGCGATTTGGAATATAGGGAAGAAAGTAAAGAATCCTGCTCCCAATCCTTTATATCCAGATTCAACTTTTCTCAAAGATCCAGGAGCTAGAGTATCAGCTGTTGCTTGTGCTCGCATTACCTGGAATGATGGCAAAGATACGTTCTATCCTTGTATGGATGGTATTAATAATGGCGTATGGGGTTACAATAATCTACAGTGGTATGGATTCACTTTTTATCATAAATTCAATGATCGTTGGCATATTGCCTATGAGCTTTACACACTCCATCAACATAAGGTGGCTAACATTAACAATCCTATTGCAGCTGCCGCCATTGCCGCTGGAGGAACCCCTTTTTCGCCAGAATATATTCCTTTTAACGCACCCAATGCAGCACAATGTAATAACACTAATGCGCTTACTTGTACGGCTTCAGTATTGGCTACCGTAGCCTACATTAATTATCAATTCTCCCCTCTCGATAATATTTCATTGAGACCTGAATTTTATGACGACAAACAGGGACAACGTACTGGTGTAAAAACTCGTTATCTTAACTTTGGACTTGGTTGGCAACATTGGCTATCACCACAAATCGAACTGCGTCCAGAAATTGATTACGATTATGCACTGGATAGGAATGCATTTAATGGCAATGTGAATGCAGGGATTCCTCCAAGCAAACGTTATACTGTTTTAGGTGCAATGGATATTATTGCTCATTTCTGA
- a CDS encoding universal stress protein, whose translation MYQNIMLALDGSKVSDTLVDEVIKLTKDQSPKLRIIHVIDESSIRYGGPSFDYLSIIAAWKKDGEKILANAAKKIAKQSSIKPETFILELKPFQGRVAEVIVDAAKEWPADLLMIGTHGRRGFSRLFMGSVAENVVRIATTPVLLVRGTDA comes from the coding sequence ATGTATCAGAATATTATGCTAGCACTTGATGGGAGCAAGGTATCTGACACCTTAGTAGACGAAGTGATTAAACTCACTAAAGACCAGAGCCCTAAGCTGCGGATTATCCATGTTATTGATGAAAGCAGTATTCGTTATGGTGGACCTTCTTTTGACTATCTTTCAATTATTGCTGCTTGGAAGAAAGATGGGGAAAAGATATTAGCAAATGCTGCAAAAAAAATAGCGAAGCAATCATCTATCAAACCTGAAACATTCATTTTGGAATTAAAGCCATTTCAGGGAAGAGTAGCTGAGGTAATTGTTGACGCAGCAAAAGAATGGCCTGCTGATTTATTAATGATCGGCACGCATGGCCGGCGTGGCTTTAGTCGTCTCTTTATGGGTAGCGTGGCGGAGAATGTTGTTCGAATTGCCACAACACCAGTACTTCTTGTGCGCGGCACTGATGCCTAA
- the trxC gene encoding thioredoxin TrxC codes for MNTSLHVVCPHCNTINRVPSSRLSQHPNCGKCQQSLFNGKPISLEQDQFDRHIERNDIPVLIDFWAQWCGPCKMMAPQFESAARLLEPRVRLAKVDTEAQPYLASRFTIQSIPMLVLFRHGKEIARNAGLISSQDLVKWVNKHLD; via the coding sequence ATGAATACAAGTTTGCATGTTGTTTGTCCTCATTGTAATACAATTAACCGAGTACCTTCCTCGCGTTTGAGTCAACATCCAAATTGTGGGAAGTGCCAACAGTCGCTTTTTAATGGTAAACCGATAAGTTTGGAACAGGATCAATTTGATCGCCATATCGAACGGAATGATATCCCTGTGCTCATTGATTTTTGGGCTCAATGGTGTGGCCCATGCAAAATGATGGCACCACAATTCGAATCTGCAGCACGCCTTCTGGAACCCAGGGTAAGGCTCGCCAAAGTTGATACTGAAGCACAACCCTATCTAGCCTCACGTTTTACGATTCAGAGCATTCCCATGCTCGTTCTTTTCCGTCACGGCAAAGAAATTGCGAGAAATGCCGGTCTCATAAGTTCACAAGATTTAGTAAAGTGGGTAAACAAACACCTCGATTGA
- a CDS encoding SDR family NAD(P)-dependent oxidoreductase, whose protein sequence is MITLITGASRGIGQALAFEFARHGHDLILTARNQHLLEELAVQIKEKYSVKVRVIALDLSSPGAAADLFKQVEALNIEIDCLVNNAGVGYLGHFVSMDAEYLNSLIQLNMTTLTMLTYYFAKKFVHKGQGKILQVASTAGFQPGPFMAAYYASKSYVVSFSEALAYELKGTGVTLSILCPGPTQSDFFKEAGMENSYLARGFIGIKSTEQIATTAYRGFKKNKLFIIPGIVNKMLACSAKFTPDALSIRITAFLHRRNQQE, encoded by the coding sequence ATGATTACTCTTATCACTGGTGCTTCACGAGGAATTGGTCAAGCGTTAGCTTTTGAGTTTGCACGCCACGGCCATGATTTAATTTTAACCGCACGGAATCAGCATTTATTGGAAGAGCTCGCTGTGCAAATCAAGGAAAAATATTCAGTCAAAGTACGTGTCATCGCATTAGATCTAAGTAGTCCCGGAGCAGCTGCTGATTTATTCAAGCAAGTCGAGGCCCTCAACATAGAAATTGATTGTTTAGTGAATAATGCAGGCGTAGGTTACCTTGGTCACTTCGTCTCTATGGATGCAGAGTATTTAAATTCGTTGATACAACTCAATATGACGACATTGACGATGCTTACTTATTATTTTGCTAAAAAATTTGTTCACAAAGGCCAAGGCAAAATACTCCAAGTCGCTTCTACTGCAGGCTTTCAACCAGGTCCCTTTATGGCAGCATATTATGCCTCCAAAAGTTATGTTGTCTCTTTTTCGGAAGCACTGGCTTATGAATTAAAAGGAACAGGAGTTACCCTTTCCATTCTCTGCCCAGGTCCTACTCAGTCCGATTTTTTTAAAGAAGCGGGAATGGAAAATAGCTATTTAGCTAGAGGTTTTATTGGGATAAAATCTACAGAACAAATCGCCACAACTGCCTATCGAGGCTTCAAGAAAAACAAACTGTTTATTATTCCCGGGATTGTAAATAAAATGCTCGCTTGTTCTGCTAAATTTACTCCTGATGCACTAAGTATCAGAATTACCGCTTTCCTTCACAGACGCAATCAGCAAGAGTAG
- a CDS encoding RasGEF domain-containing protein, translating to MNKEKIQELIFSDKDEKEIAAKLIKWFTKNPELIQERYLFDRTVFHLLVLKNKAKVLESLFSDTTLSLMQGRPWRDIAVLGDRQNATVLHYAVRSEEDTETLKVLLEFIPELINHTNNLGNTPLHEAVLHHNVWAIHTLVSTQKCHRALKNEQEKTPLDMAGNNLELRKALLSIDLSRIKSLDLRYRKSSPGSAEKLGESFPLLSSRSGSDPSSSPSTSYDSFHSSLRLQGESPERDLSNLKMVSAQENAAVVSSEQINLHVQELVGKYRVNKHSAEYLKAQKKFHGLCKTNFFPEEFIFAPKLITEPEFQEVVSDAIGILYPSVDSIYTQSQEKINILMSQFIVLLLPNISLEDSKPREIPLFPEATPQKKQTLNLLWLLTACQQAPESKREFNLEQITNQALGLLGSTPLIEVLINLRTLYVHFDADQKLIANLIVMQLLFYSAVDRITEVPTLSMQLRFFCNINGDKDKGLGELGSQLNQHLKEVFELTSVYTNCPLLHNFLILNQQLRCPALIGVNQSFDELVNQALTKNRENRVEEVLLIAHELRQLTIAFYQKVSITELNDGNWLKSDKDNLSPNIKELTDSFNLLSSYFCFKILSQPPENLKNALQFIIDLAQALCPLKGENYPDLNHMMLIAGILNNQQISRLYDKDAFRLPSAFRGLSTKDLDYIEEINKLISSEKNSKYMREVYGAFRSALPFLGLLLTEATFATDGNPNPLSRAEALGIVFKKILEVKLLINFEITAYQTNMTTFIQEFRPVDEDSQYWASVRIQPRKADLFDLENNMAAIESLLDTLHKNFLPNNILPCIVINKKINKPTQTAEVLIDLFSLHLKRFKADKQQGKTREEIEQESILFERCFKKLKLAVLKIIEVNNQYYHELKLSDKKNPVLFINLLDNLHKQLDTSEEFSDLNTSKNSPKTLKEKPSRDAGKRKSLVFLEKNIFFKAKPKEPDEQATPLENMFS from the coding sequence ATGAATAAGGAAAAAATACAAGAACTCATATTTTCTGATAAAGATGAAAAAGAAATAGCAGCAAAGCTAATAAAATGGTTTACCAAAAATCCTGAGCTTATTCAAGAAAGGTATCTCTTCGATAGGACTGTTTTTCATCTTTTGGTTTTAAAAAATAAAGCGAAGGTATTGGAATCCCTATTCAGCGATACAACATTGTCTTTAATGCAGGGTAGGCCGTGGCGGGACATCGCTGTTCTGGGTGATCGGCAAAATGCTACTGTTTTACATTATGCTGTACGAAGTGAAGAAGACACTGAAACGTTAAAGGTGCTTTTGGAATTTATTCCCGAACTCATTAATCATACCAATAACCTGGGAAATACTCCCTTGCATGAGGCTGTTTTACACCATAATGTTTGGGCCATACATACTCTGGTCAGTACACAAAAATGTCATCGTGCGCTCAAAAACGAACAGGAAAAAACACCGCTTGATATGGCGGGAAATAACCTTGAATTAAGGAAGGCTTTATTATCGATTGATTTAAGCCGCATCAAGTCACTGGATTTGCGCTATCGGAAATCTAGTCCTGGTTCTGCAGAGAAATTGGGAGAATCATTCCCCTTGCTTTCCTCAAGGAGTGGGTCAGATCCCTCCTCATCGCCCTCCACCAGTTATGATTCCTTTCATTCCTCATTAAGACTTCAGGGGGAATCTCCAGAACGAGATCTTTCAAACTTGAAAATGGTATCGGCTCAGGAGAATGCTGCAGTTGTCAGCAGTGAACAGATCAATTTACATGTGCAGGAATTGGTGGGTAAATACCGAGTCAATAAGCATTCCGCTGAATATTTAAAAGCCCAAAAAAAATTTCATGGGTTGTGCAAAACAAACTTTTTTCCTGAAGAGTTCATCTTCGCGCCCAAGCTGATTACAGAACCTGAATTTCAAGAAGTGGTCTCGGACGCAATAGGCATCCTCTATCCAAGCGTCGATAGCATTTATACCCAGTCTCAGGAAAAAATTAATATTTTAATGAGTCAGTTCATAGTATTGCTGCTACCTAATATTTCACTTGAAGATTCTAAACCTCGGGAAATCCCCTTATTTCCTGAAGCCACGCCACAAAAAAAGCAAACGTTGAATCTGTTATGGCTCTTAACTGCCTGTCAGCAAGCCCCTGAATCCAAAAGGGAGTTTAACCTGGAGCAAATCACTAACCAGGCCTTGGGTTTGTTGGGATCGACACCGTTAATTGAAGTTTTGATCAACCTAAGAACACTATATGTTCACTTTGATGCGGATCAGAAATTAATTGCGAATCTTATTGTAATGCAACTGCTATTTTACAGTGCCGTTGACCGGATCACAGAGGTTCCGACACTCTCTATGCAGTTACGTTTTTTTTGTAACATCAACGGTGACAAGGATAAAGGGTTGGGTGAGCTTGGAAGCCAACTGAACCAGCATTTAAAGGAAGTCTTTGAATTGACTTCTGTTTACACCAATTGTCCTTTATTACATAATTTTCTCATCTTAAACCAACAGTTGCGTTGCCCTGCATTAATTGGTGTGAATCAATCCTTTGATGAGTTAGTTAACCAGGCACTAACTAAAAACCGTGAGAACAGAGTAGAGGAGGTTTTGTTAATCGCGCACGAATTAAGACAGCTGACCATTGCATTTTATCAGAAGGTATCAATTACAGAATTAAATGATGGAAATTGGCTAAAATCCGATAAAGACAACCTTTCCCCCAATATCAAGGAATTGACGGACAGCTTTAACCTATTGAGCAGTTACTTCTGTTTTAAAATTTTAAGCCAGCCGCCGGAAAATTTAAAAAATGCGCTTCAGTTTATCATTGATTTGGCACAGGCATTATGCCCGCTTAAAGGAGAGAACTATCCGGATCTAAACCATATGATGCTTATCGCAGGGATTCTTAATAACCAACAAATCTCTCGCTTGTATGATAAGGATGCTTTTCGGTTACCGAGCGCTTTCAGGGGGTTGTCAACCAAGGATCTTGATTACATCGAGGAAATCAATAAATTAATTTCCTCCGAAAAAAACTCAAAATACATGCGTGAAGTATATGGTGCATTTAGAAGTGCGCTCCCCTTCTTAGGACTTCTTTTAACTGAAGCTACCTTTGCAACTGATGGAAATCCGAATCCATTATCGAGAGCAGAAGCCTTAGGTATTGTTTTTAAAAAAATACTAGAGGTTAAGTTATTGATTAACTTTGAAATAACTGCCTATCAAACCAATATGACCACATTTATTCAGGAGTTCAGACCCGTCGATGAAGACAGTCAATATTGGGCTTCTGTCAGAATACAGCCTAGAAAAGCTGATTTATTCGATTTGGAAAATAATATGGCCGCAATCGAATCGCTGCTCGATACGCTCCACAAGAACTTTTTACCCAACAACATACTTCCATGTATTGTGATCAATAAAAAGATAAACAAACCCACTCAGACCGCTGAGGTACTTATTGATTTATTTAGTTTACATCTTAAGCGATTTAAAGCAGATAAACAGCAAGGCAAGACAAGAGAGGAAATCGAACAAGAGTCAATTCTTTTTGAACGCTGTTTTAAAAAATTAAAATTGGCTGTTTTGAAAATTATAGAAGTAAATAATCAGTACTATCATGAATTAAAATTATCCGACAAAAAAAATCCGGTCTTATTCATCAATTTATTGGATAACTTACATAAGCAATTGGACACCTCAGAAGAATTTTCAGACTTAAATACGTCCAAGAATTCTCCAAAAACCCTAAAGGAGAAACCATCAAGAGATGCAGGTAAAAGAAAAAGTCTGGTTTTTTTAGAAAAAAACATCTTCTTTAAGGCCAAGCCCAAAGAGCCTGATGAACAGGCAACTCCTTTGGAAAATATGTTCTCTTAA
- a CDS encoding ArnT family glycosyltransferase: MYLFRLNLPYIVLTITLFLFFCIPFTMHGLSSDGRLYACFALDIANHLSTVWQPLSSVWSVSSIFHEHPPLSFYTHSLFIQLFGEGVFVDKFYFFLMGLLSLFLVTLFWRKRHPQLQHTFLWIPILSWLLTVGTFHPAWEGNIEATLVVFTTTASLFILNACVTSDLSKRFAFLLLGSIFIIAGFLTKGIQALFPVTIPIIYSLTIPSSFILKKGIQSSLLTTFLAVSLFALIVFFYPVILENIIAYFQQQIVGTFKGAYGVNIHVPRFIHIFWLIFKNQILIIALTLFMYKIIKRESISFTNIAWFKNILLKLRDYPWVCFFLLLALVSSVPVAISPRQSSRYIAQSFPFWALFFAEILTPLFQVHIAAIDLQSTKYKRFIRISFACLAGVVLLGFCCFGGIFRTNKLIKDTLLLQQVLPRSSIISINKQVDERLIHLLYRYHHVRVSFEPNHRYYVQRKDETHVPSSEYKPVELPFESISLFKK, from the coding sequence GTGTATTTGTTTCGTTTAAATCTACCTTATATTGTCTTAACCATTACGTTATTTCTATTTTTTTGCATTCCTTTTACTATGCATGGATTGTCAAGTGATGGACGATTATATGCTTGTTTTGCATTAGACATTGCAAATCACTTAAGTACCGTCTGGCAACCTTTAAGTTCAGTTTGGTCCGTTTCTTCAATATTCCATGAACATCCTCCTTTATCTTTTTATACTCATTCATTATTCATTCAATTATTTGGTGAGGGAGTTTTTGTAGATAAATTTTATTTTTTCTTGATGGGATTATTATCTTTATTTTTAGTTACATTGTTTTGGCGCAAACGTCATCCCCAGCTACAACATACGTTTTTATGGATCCCCATCCTTTCATGGTTATTAACAGTTGGGACTTTTCATCCAGCATGGGAGGGAAATATAGAGGCTACATTAGTTGTATTCACAACAACAGCTTCTCTTTTTATTTTAAACGCATGTGTAACCTCCGATTTATCAAAGCGGTTTGCATTCCTCTTGCTTGGGTCAATATTTATTATCGCAGGATTTCTTACTAAAGGTATTCAAGCTCTTTTCCCTGTTACAATACCAATCATTTACTCATTAACAATTCCTTCATCGTTCATATTAAAGAAAGGAATACAATCAAGTCTGTTAACTACTTTCTTAGCAGTTAGTCTTTTTGCACTTATAGTATTTTTTTATCCAGTGATATTAGAAAATATCATCGCTTATTTTCAACAACAAATAGTAGGAACATTTAAAGGAGCTTATGGTGTTAACATCCATGTTCCAAGATTTATACATATTTTCTGGTTGATCTTTAAAAATCAAATATTGATCATTGCACTCACTTTATTTATGTACAAAATTATAAAAAGAGAGAGCATTTCTTTTACAAACATCGCATGGTTCAAAAATATCCTTTTAAAACTGCGTGACTACCCCTGGGTCTGTTTTTTTCTCCTACTTGCCTTAGTTTCTTCCGTACCCGTGGCGATTTCTCCTCGACAATCTAGCCGTTATATTGCGCAATCCTTCCCTTTTTGGGCTTTGTTTTTTGCAGAGATATTAACACCACTATTTCAAGTTCATATTGCAGCAATAGATTTACAATCTACTAAATATAAACGTTTCATTCGTATAAGTTTTGCTTGTCTTGCAGGTGTGGTTCTGCTTGGTTTTTGTTGCTTTGGGGGAATTTTCAGAACTAATAAACTCATTAAAGATACGTTACTTTTACAGCAAGTTCTACCACGGTCCTCCATTATATCCATTAATAAGCAGGTGGATGAAAGACTAATCCATTTACTGTATAGATATCATCACGTCAGAGTTTCGTTTGAACCTAATCATAGGTATTATGTTCAGCGAAAAGATGAGACTCATGTCCCCTCGTCTGAATATAAGCCGGTTGAACTTCCTTTTGAATCCATTTCATTATTCAAAAAATGA
- the pgtP gene encoding MFS transporter has product MGFLKFLKPAPYLHEIQDKTIVKQQYRYWRIRTFYAMYIGYALFYFTRKSFTFAMPALQSTLGMTKTELGMIASILSLSYGISKFLSGILGDKSNPRYLMAIGLILTGICNILFGLSSTWWLFAIFWGLNGWFQGWGWPGCTKLLTHWYSQSERGRWWSIWNTSHNVGGALIPLVVAVCAQYFGWRSAMFVPGIICILGGIFLINRLRDTPQSLGLPAIEEYREDFSGSSSHHSEKTELSVKEILWNYVLSNPYIWILSVSYLFIYIVRTALNDWSMLYLTEVKDYSLITAGSCVIWFEVGGFFGNLVAGWLSDRVYQGKRNPINILFTAGVFVTLLLFSLTKAYTPFLDSLFLFFFGFFIFGPQMMIGMACAELTHKKAAATSTGFAGFFAYCLGAVLAGAPLGAIIKNYGWDNFFLTLFICCLIPFFMMLPLWHVKSHPRVRKSDFSGTSDFAS; this is encoded by the coding sequence ATGGGCTTTTTGAAATTTCTAAAACCTGCACCTTATCTTCATGAAATACAAGATAAAACCATTGTGAAACAGCAGTATCGCTATTGGCGTATTCGTACCTTTTATGCAATGTATATAGGGTATGCTTTGTTTTACTTTACGCGCAAAAGTTTTACCTTCGCGATGCCTGCATTACAAAGTACTTTGGGGATGACCAAAACAGAACTGGGAATGATTGCGAGTATTTTGAGTTTAAGTTACGGCATCAGCAAATTTTTGAGTGGAATTCTCGGTGATAAGTCAAACCCTCGTTATTTAATGGCGATTGGACTCATTTTGACGGGTATTTGTAACATCTTATTTGGATTGTCTTCTACCTGGTGGTTATTTGCTATTTTTTGGGGATTGAATGGTTGGTTTCAAGGCTGGGGATGGCCTGGATGTACTAAATTATTAACCCATTGGTATTCTCAATCCGAACGTGGCCGTTGGTGGAGTATTTGGAATACATCACATAACGTGGGTGGTGCCTTAATTCCATTGGTTGTTGCTGTGTGTGCGCAATATTTCGGCTGGCGTTCAGCCATGTTTGTGCCTGGAATCATCTGCATTTTGGGCGGTATTTTTTTAATTAATCGTTTAAGAGATACCCCGCAATCACTTGGTTTACCTGCGATAGAGGAATATCGAGAGGATTTTTCTGGCTCATCAAGCCACCACTCAGAAAAAACAGAACTTTCAGTCAAGGAAATTCTTTGGAATTATGTGTTAAGTAATCCTTATATTTGGATACTGTCCGTTTCTTATTTGTTTATTTATATTGTTCGCACGGCACTGAATGACTGGAGCATGTTGTATTTAACGGAAGTGAAGGATTATTCCTTGATTACAGCCGGTAGTTGTGTCATCTGGTTTGAGGTTGGTGGCTTTTTTGGAAATCTGGTTGCCGGCTGGCTTTCTGATAGAGTATATCAAGGGAAACGCAACCCGATTAATATTCTCTTTACTGCAGGTGTATTTGTTACTTTGTTGTTATTTTCATTGACCAAGGCATATACCCCATTTCTCGATTCATTATTTCTCTTTTTCTTTGGTTTTTTTATCTTTGGTCCCCAAATGATGATTGGTATGGCCTGTGCGGAGTTGACCCATAAAAAAGCGGCGGCAACGTCAACCGGCTTTGCGGGATTTTTTGCCTATTGTTTAGGGGCGGTCCTCGCTGGTGCTCCTTTAGGAGCGATTATTAAAAACTACGGCTGGGATAATTTCTTCCTTACATTATTTATTTGCTGCCTGATTCCATTTTTTATGATGCTTCCACTCTGGCACGTGAAATCACATCCAAGGGTTCGTAAATCAGACTTTTCAGGAACATCTGACTTTGCTTCGTGA
- a CDS encoding REP-associated tyrosine transposase → MRYRRMINPGGTYFFTVNLQHRKSNLLVEYIDQLRLAFRHAKYHYPFTIDALVILPDHLHMIMTLPEHDGNFSLRWNLIKGIFSPQLLIWESRSPIQKNRRERGIWQKRFWEHLIRDELDFEHHVNYIHYNPVKHGHVEHPVDWPYSSIHRFIRDGIIPSHWTCQIQPSFVFGE, encoded by the coding sequence ATGCGCTATCGAAGAATGATAAATCCCGGAGGGACTTATTTCTTTACAGTAAATCTGCAACATAGAAAAAGTAACTTACTCGTTGAATACATTGATCAACTGCGTTTGGCTTTTCGTCATGCAAAATATCATTATCCCTTTACAATTGATGCTCTTGTCATATTGCCTGATCACCTGCATATGATCATGACCTTACCGGAACATGATGGGAATTTTTCATTGCGTTGGAATTTAATAAAAGGCATCTTTTCACCGCAGTTGCTTATATGGGAATCCAGATCACCAATACAAAAAAATAGGCGGGAACGGGGCATTTGGCAAAAACGTTTTTGGGAGCATCTCATTCGTGATGAATTAGACTTTGAACATCATGTCAATTATATTCATTACAATCCGGTGAAACACGGGCATGTTGAGCATCCAGTAGATTGGCCTTATTCAAGCATCCATCGATTTATTCGAGATGGGATTATTCCTTCTCATTGGACGTGTCAAATACAACCTTCATTTGTATTTGGGGAATAA